CCATCTCTGTAGAAACCCGTTTTGGGTTCAAAGCAACAGGAACACAGCTGGGTACCTAATACGTTTTTTGGTTTTTCTTCCATGTGTTGTAAAAAGTAGCGACTTCGTAAGAAGTCTTCAATTCTTTATTTAAAATTTTATCCGCCAACGAAGGGCAATCGTTGAAAAAGGAAGCTAACCGTTTCCTTCGCAACCCAAAAATACCCTGAGCAGTGCGCACAAGTTCCCTTCCATTACTTTTTTGAAAATAGGATATATGGTCAAAATATCCCGAATCCGCATCTTGAAACTCCAAGAGGTAATGGTTTACAGGTCCCTTCTTTCTACTACTCTTATAAAAACAGGGTCCCTTCCATCAAAAGATATGCTATAATCCTGGCTCAGAAAACCTTCCGCATCCACCAAGCTGATGGTCTCGTAAAGTGCATCGCCCTTTTTATAGGATAGGATCTCGTCCGGGCCGTATTTGGATTTACCCTTTCCCTTAAACCGTATTTTTTTACACAATTTCCCGAAGGGATCGGGTGTCCGATCTTTGATCCGTCCTATAATCGTATCACCGTTGTTCAATACTACATATCCCTCTTCATAATGCTTCTGCCCCAAGATAGGGTTGGACAGTGCGAAAAGAAAGAATAGTACGAGAAAAAGTAATGGGTTTCCTAGCTTGTATATCACGTTTATACCTTTATGAATATCTTTCTTTGGTACAAGAAATATGCCAAGAAACAGTAAAAGGTGACCACGGACAAGGCATACAACAACGATGACATTTCCATGGACATGAAATCGTGAACATAAATTTTTCGAAAGAGCCAACCATGTAATGAGGTGTCGCCCACTTCTATCTGTCCCATCACTTTCGCAATAAAGCTGGAGAGGAAATAAACGATAATGGCGTTCGCCCCAATGTATCGGAAGATGCTACCGAACTCTATTTTTTTAACGTCCGTTAGATAATAAATGAGGGCCAATACCAAATTTGCCCACCCCGCCGTGACCAGCACAAAACTGCTAGTCCATAGCGCTTTGTTTATGGGGAAAATGATGTCCCACAAATGACCTATGATCAACAGGCTGCCTCCGATACCCATCAAAAGGGTCGCTTTTTTCTCTTGCTTGGATGCCAAAATCAACCCGGTGAAGATGCCCAGTAAAGAACTGGCAATGGAGGGGATGGTGCTTAACAATCCCTCTGGGTCGTAATCCGCTTTATAGTTATGAGTACCAAAGACTTGTACATCCAACCAATTCGCCAAATTGTTCGGTGCTCGGTCCAAGGTAGATTCCATGCCGTTCACCGGAACCAAGGTCATCAACAACCAATAACCGATTAACAAGATGGCCGTAATGATTATAAGTGTTCTCCATTTGAAATTGATGAACATAATGGCAGCAAAAAAGAACACCACCCCTATACGCTGCAGTACCCCTGGAAAACGAATATCTGCCCAGTCCTTAATAAAAGGTAGGCTTACGGTAAACGCTCCCAGAAAAAGACCCAGACCTATGAGCTTTAAGGTCCGGATCGTAATTTTTTTATAGACCCCCGCATTCACCGTTTTGTTTTGATACGAGAAAACAATGGACGTGCCCACTATGAACAAGAAGAAAGGAAATACCAGATCGGTCGGGGTATACCCATGCCATGGTGCGTGCAAAAATGGCGCATACACGTTGGACCAGGTTCCGGGCGTATTTACCAGAACCATTAAGATGATGGTAGCACCCCTAAAAATATCCACCGATATAATTCTATCCTTCATAATTTTCCTTTTTATAGAATATTGCCCTTTAATCGGTTCCATGCCTTGATCAGCAAGACCCCAGAGATGATAGAGACCACCGTTAAAACCATCGCTTGGGTTGTTCTTCCGTAAATCCAGTATCCCGTAGCGAACATGATGGAGTAAATCAATACGATTCCAATCAGCATCGCCGTAATACCGGCCGGCACGCTCCACACTTCCCCTGACTTTTTAATATCCTTATTTTCGGTTTTGGCATCCCGTACAACTTTGCTCCATCCCGGACCGCCAGGTTGGGTTTTCTTGTAAAAAGACCTTAAGGTTTCAGGGCTTTCCGGAGGTGTTAAAAAGGTGACCAGCATCCAAATGGCGGTAGTAACTACCACGATAAAAGGGTAATTGGCCCATACTGGAAATATGCCCGTCTCCGGTGCAAAAAGGATATCACCTAAATCGGTTCTCGCCAATAAAATAACAATGATTCCCGAGGCGAACATCGCCGTGATCTCGCTCCACGCGTTGATACGCCACCAAAACCAGCGCAAGATGAACACCAATCCGGTACCCGCCCCGAACTGTATCAACAAATCAAAAACCTCGAAGGCGTTTTGTAAAGTCAGCGCAAACAGGGCGCTAAGGACCATCAACACTACCGTGGCCAATCTACCCACTAGAA
This sequence is a window from Maribacter aestuarii. Protein-coding genes within it:
- a CDS encoding acyltransferase family protein; translation: MKDRIISVDIFRGATIILMVLVNTPGTWSNVYAPFLHAPWHGYTPTDLVFPFFLFIVGTSIVFSYQNKTVNAGVYKKITIRTLKLIGLGLFLGAFTVSLPFIKDWADIRFPGVLQRIGVVFFFAAIMFINFKWRTLIIITAILLIGYWLLMTLVPVNGMESTLDRAPNNLANWLDVQVFGTHNYKADYDPEGLLSTIPSIASSLLGIFTGLILASKQEKKATLLMGIGGSLLIIGHLWDIIFPINKALWTSSFVLVTAGWANLVLALIYYLTDVKKIEFGSIFRYIGANAIIVYFLSSFIAKVMGQIEVGDTSLHGWLFRKIYVHDFMSMEMSSLLYALSVVTFYCFLAYFLYQRKIFIKV